The Pseudomonadota bacterium DNA segment AGGCGCCGGTCCTCGCACTGCTCGGGATTGGGCGTGGTGAGCAGGCCGTCGCCGTAGAAGATCGAGTTGGCTCCGGCGAGAAAACACAGCACCTGCGCCTCTCGGCTCAGGGCGGTTCGACCCGCGGACAGCCTGACTCGGGCTTCGGGCAGCATGAGCCGGGCTGTCGCGCACATGCGCGCGAGATCCAAAGGGTCCACCGGTGGCCGGCGGGCGAGCGGCGTTCCCTCGACCGCGACCAGCGCGTTGATGGGCACGCTCTCGGGCTGCGGCCTGAGGTTGGCCAGCGTCACGAGCAAGCGACAACGGTCGTCGACCGTTTCGCCCATACCGATGATCCCGCCCGAACACAGCGAGATCCCCGCATCGCGCGCGCGCTGAAGCGTCGCGAGACGCTCGTCGTAGGTGCGCGTGGTTACGATCTCGCCGTAGAACGCGCGCGAGGTGTCCAGGTTGTGGTTGTACGCGGTCAATCCGGCGTCCGCGAGCCGCTCGGCCTGCGCGTCGCTCAGCATGCCCAGGGTGGCGCAGGCTTCCATACCGAGCGCCCGGACGCCCCGCACCATGTCGAGGATGCGCTCGAACTGTTGGCCGTCGCGCGCCTCGCGCCAGGCAGCCCCCATGCAGAAGCGGGTCGCGCCGCCGGCGCGGGCCTGCTTGGCCCTGCGCAGTACTTCGGCGGTATCGAGCAGCCGCTCG contains these protein-coding regions:
- the bioB gene encoding biotin synthase BioB, coding for MEARHDWTLIQAKQLYTKSLPELIHSAQRVHREHHDPTTVQLCSLLSVKTGGCPEDCSYCPQSAHHNTHVGSERLLDTAEVLRRAKQARAGGATRFCMGAAWREARDGQQFERILDMVRGVRALGMEACATLGMLSDAQAERLADAGLTAYNHNLDTSRAFYGEIVTTRTYDERLATLQRARDAGISLCSGGIIGMGETVDDRCRLLVTLANLRPQPESVPINALVAVEGTPLARRPPVDPLDLARMCATARLMLPEARVRLSAGRTALSREAQVLCFLAGANSIFYGDGLLTTPNPEQCEDRRL